Proteins encoded by one window of Mustela erminea isolate mMusErm1 chromosome 7, mMusErm1.Pri, whole genome shotgun sequence:
- the WFDC9 gene encoding protein WFDC9 yields MTVKPWVLLLIMLIYRVVMILPVLGGLKNKAFFGRTVTEQCWVQPPLKYCAKRCTKLLECLSLNHTCCWTFCGNVCLDNREPFKSMLNF; encoded by the exons ATGACTGTGAAGCCCTGGGTTCTCCTACTTATCATGCTCATCTATAGGGTTGTGATGATTCTGCCTGTGCTGGGAGGCCTCAAGAACAAGGCTTTTT TTGGAAGAACAGTCACTGAGCAGTGCTGGGTACAGCCTCCATTAAAGTATTGTGCGAAGAGGTGCACTAAATTATTGGAGTGTTTATCTCTCAATCATACATGCTGTTGGACCTTCTGTGGAAACGTTTGCTTGGACAATAG AGAACCTTTTAAATCCATGTTAAACTTCTAG